One segment of Setaria viridis chromosome 4, Setaria_viridis_v4.0, whole genome shotgun sequence DNA contains the following:
- the LOC117852990 gene encoding proline-rich receptor-like protein kinase PERK9 — translation MAASLFRFTIPLLLLSVLAASARNEEDARALAALRRALDPAGRVLGSWNPSGDPCGGSFVGVTCDTAGRVTSVSLQGRGLSGSLPPAVAGLRRLQGLYLHYNGIKGPIPREIGKLSELTDLYLDVNHLTGPVPVEIASMANLQVLQLGYNQLTGSIPPQLGNLNKLTVLAMQSNQLTGAIPATLGELTQLRRLDLSFNSLFGSIPSKIAEVPLLEVFDIRNNTLSGSVPVGLRRMNGGFQYMNNKGLCGVGFGLLELCPSSEDGLKPSKPEPFGPDGTVKTREVPQSVNPENCSGSRCSKSANESEGVLIVAVVAVVIGAAFCGLFAFSWYRRQKQKIGSSLEVSDSRLSTDHFQQKEACRRSASPLISVEYSNSWDPLSGGGVGSSGEVGDSFRFNLEEVECATQYFSDVNLLGKSGFAATYKGILRDGSVVAVKSLNKTSCKQEESDFLRGLKMLTLLRHDNLVSLRGFCCSRGRGECFLVYDFMVNGCLSQYLDVKDGSSASVLDWPTRVSIVRGIAKGIEYLHSKKSSKPPVVHQNISAEKILLDHHFAPRLSVPGLHKLLADDVVFSTLKASAAMGYLAPEYATTGRFTDKSDVFAFGIVVLQVITGKRDVSQLKVGAAAVSDLDGLVDGNLNGVFSRTEAVRLAAVAAYCTSEVPNQRPTMEAVVQQLSH, via the exons ATGGCGGCCTCGCTCTTCCGCTTCACCatccctctcctgctcctctCCGTCCTCGCCGCCTCGGCGCGCAACGAAGAGGACGCCCGCGCGCTCGCGGCGCTCAGGCGGGCACTCgacccggccggccgggtcCTCGGCTCCTGGAACCCCTCCGGCGACCCCTGCGGCGGCTCCTTCGTCGGCGTCACCTGCGATACCGCCGGCCGCGTCACGTCCGTCTCGCTGCAGGGCCGCGGGCTCTCCGGCAGCCTCCCGCCTGCGGTCGCCGGGCTCCGGCGGCTCCAGGGGCTGTACCTGCACTACAACGGCATCAAGGGGCCCATACCGCGGGAGATTGGGAAGCTGTCCGAGCTCACGGACCTGTACCTCGACGTGAACCATCTCACCGGGCCCGTGCCCGTGGAGATTGCCTCCATGGCCAATCTCCAAG TGTTGCAGCTGGGTTACAATCAGTTGACAGGCAGCATACCTCCCCAGTTGGGCAACCTGAATAAGCTAACTGTGCTCGCAATGCAGTCCAATCAGCTTACAGGAGCCATTCCGGCAACCCTTGGTGAGCTAACGCAGCTGAGACGGCTTGATTTGAGCTTCAACAGCCTGTTTGGCTCAATCCCATCGAAGATTGCTGAGGTTCCATTGCTTGAGGTCTTTGATATTCGCAATAACACCCTTTCTGGGAGTGTCCCTGTTG GATTGAGAAGAATGAATGGTGGTTTCCAGTATATGAATAACAAAGGGCTCTGTGGAGTTGGCTTCGGTTTGCTAGAGCTTTGCCCTTCTTCAGAGGATGGCCTGAAACCCAGCAAGCCTGAGCCTTTTGGACCAGATGGTACTGTCAAGACACGGGAAGTGCCTCAATCTGTGAATCCAGAAAACTGCTCAGGCTCCCGCTGCTCAAAGTCTGCAAATGAATCCGAAGGAGTTCTtattgttgctgttgttgcaGTGGTGATTGGTGCTGCATTTTGCGGGTTATTTGCGTTCTCTTGGTATCGTCGGCAGAAACAAAAGATTGGAAGCTCACTGGAGGTTTCTGATAGCAGGCTTAGCACTGACCATTTCCAGCAGAAGGAAGCCTGCAGAAGGAGTGCCTCTCCTTTGATTAGCGTTGAGTACTCAAACAGTTGGGACCCATTGTCAGGTGGGGgtgtcggatcatccggtgaaGTTGGTGATAGCTTTAGATTCAACCTAGAGGAGGTGGAATGTGCGACACAGTACTTCTCTGATGTGAACTTGCTAGGCAAGAGTGGCTTTGCTGCGACATACAAAGGGATCCTTCGGGATGGATCAGTTGTTGCTGTTAAAAGCCTCAACAAGACAAGTTGCAAGCAAGAGGAGTCAGATTTCTTGCGTGGTCTGAAGATGCTCACTCTTCTTCGACATGATAATCTTGTTAGCCTGAGAGGGTTCTGCTGCTCCAGGGGCAGAGGGGAATGCTTCCTTGTCTACGACTTCATGGTTAATGGGTGCTTGTCACAGTATCTGGATGTTAAGGATGGCTCCAGTGCTAGTGTTCTTGATTGGCCTACAAGAGTTTCCATCGTCAGAGGCATTGCGAAAG GAATTGAGTACCTTCACAGCAAGAAGAGTAGCAAGCCACCAGTAGTCCACCAGAACATATCGGCCGAGAAGATCCTTCTCGATCACCACTTTGCCCCACGGTTGTCGGTCCCAGGACTGCACAAGCTCCTCGCAGATGATGTAGTCTTCTCAACCCTAAAGGCCAGCGCTGCAATGGGGTACCTCGCTCCTGAGTACGCCACCACAGGCCGATTCACTGACAAGAGCGATGTTTTTGCATTCGGGATCGTGGTTCTCCAAGTGATCACAGGGAAGAGGGATGTCTCTCAGCTGAAGGTTGGCGCTGCAGCGGTCAGCGATCTTGATGGCCTGGTTGATGGAAACCTCAACGGTGTCTTCTCGAGGACTGAGGCCGTGAGGCTCGCCGCAGTTGCTGCGTACTGCACTAGCGAGGTGCCGAACCAGCGGCCGACCATGGAGGCTGTGGTTCAGCAGCTCAGCCACTGA